A window from Podospora bellae-mahoneyi strain CBS 112042 chromosome 1 map unlocalized CBS112042p_1.3, whole genome shotgun sequence encodes these proteins:
- a CDS encoding uncharacterized protein (EggNog:ENOG503NXA9; COG:S) codes for MSKRSSIFGRLGLRGRPNGDDAPPPAYDGLSTSSTSPQPQLQQGQTPATEEEADLTAAFESLNLSDAGSQPTADTCLAHLKLLLAFQTLKEDVGYTDGLFGLWDSLAGPIIVDEEKRRLAGAEHDKTLATLSRIREKRWALFVARASDRYEAWWKGIPGQRILSERDMSEPERDQNAYSNFPTDPNLKFGWTENILPPLDVLMVWHTHMLNPRAFLEDAMLVGLRSFWSNGMPWALVDRVIDPETFSYRVSDQCKANWTKQTGHAWDVADDSPRKTLLCPRCNTSLEILWTACGLPENHCPNPNTEIDLIGEGYGDGNLSSDCPQCGITIRKELLSVARFVKDVTALMGHSNKPMHGTILDTRSGIPELPDQTSVALKLRVPRTFPNAMLKSGCDSIRTDIMTLLHKPLIPGPTMEDVRRKIEYVLSRPSNVKEISGFKAGSASKYALRPGSRTAIRKMMNTYWQNFSPFGLDLSGAVMRQGIFVEKMVKLDWLHSPSARQTMERLIVKYNRFLAIMAENPDNVVVPTLDVDLAWHTHQLSPGMYYQHTVSLTGKFVDHDDKIEEGVLSAQFEWTSQKYQEKYGEVYSECTCWYCEAIRSSHVSGLSGALGVSKHERMADNFHSSGRAALCPPDKSAHISAHNAVMPTEDYRQTVRKRLVAVHQKRLDAAYAKAKARAEKKGRKIPPREAYVYDHWGHPVTQTGPYGHPMWWTAGMYFAWAPGAMMAGGCGGGGGDWGGCAAPGVGDGGFTGNCGGNGGCDGGVGGGSGACGGVGCGGGGCGGGGGDGGGGGGGGCGGGGGGCGGGGGS; via the exons ATGTCCAAAAGATCGTCTATTTTTGGGCGTCTTGGGCTGCGGGGAAGACCAAACGGCGATGAtgcaccgccgccagcatACGATGGCctttcaacatcatccacctcacCGCAGCCTCAACTGCAACAGGGACAGACACCGGCtaccgaggaagaagctgacCTCACAGCTGCCTTTGAGTCACTCAATCTATCCGATGCTGGCTCACAGCCTACCGCCGACACCTGCCTCGCCCATCTGAAGCTCTTGCTTGCCTTTCAGACCCTGAAAGAAGATGTGGGATACACCGATGGGCTGTTTGGCCTGTGGGACTCCCTTGCAGGACCCATCATTGTCGACGAAGAAAAGCGACGGTTAGCTGGTGCCGAACATGATAAGACTTTGGCAACCTTGAGCAGGATCAGAGAGAAGCGGTGGGCGCTTTTTGTGGCTAGGGCATCGGACCGATATGAGGCTTGGTGGAAAGGGATTCCTGGTCAAAGAATTCTCAGCGAGCGTGATATGAGCGAGCCTGAAAGGGATCAGAATGCATATTCCAACTTCCCCACCGACCCAAATCTCAAGTTTGGGTGGACAGAAAACATTTTGCCGCCTTTGG ATGTACTGATGGTATGGCATACCCACATGCTCAACCCTCGTGCTTTTCTCGAGGACGCCATGCTCGTTGGTCTGCGATCATTCTGGTCCAATGGCATGCCATGGGCACTCGTCGACCGAGTCATTGATCCCGAGACCTTTTCATACCGCGTGTCGGATCAATGCAAAGCCAACTGGACCAAGCAGACGGGGCACGCGTGGGATGTCGCTGATGACTCCCCCAGGAAGACACTGCTTTGCCCTCGATGCAACACCTCTCTTGAAATTCTCTGGACAGCTTGTGGCCTACCTGAGAACCACTGCCCCAATCCAAACACTGAGATCGATCTCATTGGCGAAGGCTATGGCGATGGAAACCTCAGCTCCGACTGTCCTCAATGTGGCATTACCATCAGAAAGGAACTATTATCCGTAGCGAGATTCGTCAAGGACGTCACGGCACTCATGGGACACTCCAACAAGCCCATGCATGGCACTATCCTCGACACCCGCTCTGGAATCCCCGAGCTTCCGGATCAGACATCTGTCGCGCTCAAACTCCGCGTCCCACGAACGTTCCCTAACGCCATGCTCAAGTCCGGCTGCGACTCCATCCGCACCGATATCATGACACTTCTCCACAAGCCACTCATCCCGGGCCCAACAATGGAGGACGTGCGCAGGAAGATTGAATATGTGCTGTCCAGGCCGTCAAACGTCAAAGAGATCAGTGGCTTCAAGGCGGGCTCGGCATCAAAATACGCCCTGAGGCCGGGCTCTCGGACGGCAATCCGCAAGATGATGAACACATACTGGCAGAATTTCTCGCCTTTCGGGCTTGATCTCTCTGGAGCGGTGATGAGGCAGGGTATTTTTGTGGAAAAGATGGTCAAGCTTGACTGGTTGCACAGTCCGTCCGCCCGTCAGacgatggagaggttgattgTGAAATACAACCGGTTCCTTGCCATCATGGCGGAGAACCCTGACAATGTGGTGGTGCCAACGCTGGATGTGGATTTGGCGTGGCATACTCATCAGTTGAGTCCGGGCATGTACTACCAACACACGGTGTCGCTGACGGGGAAATTTGTCGATCACGATgacaagattgaggagggagttTTGAGCGCGCAGTTTGAGTGGACGAGTCAAAAGTATCAGGAGAAGTATGGGGAGGTGTACAGTGAGTGTACTTGCTGGTATTGCGAAG CCATTCGATCTTCCCACGTTTCTGGCTTGTCAGGCGCCCTGGGGGTGTCAAAACATGAGAGAATGGCAGACAACTTCCACTCATCTGGCCGGGCGGCGCTTTGCCCACCGGACAAGTCGGCGCACATTTCTGCTCATAATGCTGTCATGCCGACTGAGGACTATAGACAGACAGTCCGTAAACGGTTGGTGGCTGTGCACCAAAAGCGATTGGATGCCGCTTATGCCAAGGCGAAGGCGAgagcggagaagaaggggagaaaGATACCGCCTAGGGAAGCGTATGTGTATGATCATTGGGGTCACCCTGTCACGCAGACTGGCCCGTATGGACATCCGATGTGGTGGACAGCCGGTATGTATTTTGCTTGGGCTCCGGGTGCCATGATGGCTgggggttgcggtggtggcggaggggattggggggggtgTGCTGCtcctggtgttggtgatggtgggtttACGGGGAACTGTGGAGGAAATGGGGGGtgtgatgggggggtgggaggcggTAGTGGCGCCTgtgggggagttggttgtggagggggcggttgcggtggaggtggtggtgatggtggtggtggtggggggggtggttgcgggggagggggaggggggtgcggaggcggcggcggatcATGA
- a CDS encoding uncharacterized protein (COG:F; COG:J; EggNog:ENOG503NWY3) yields MDADHRHVCKFDSHPDPNYKMLRNALLTAVDAIRSSRPETPPPQPSSLSGHILRLSSAPSLSDATAAALLRSFLGTGDSFETDLAALQVLKQPGSCQWFTSFFLWTRLVVQEFEGDEIMEVVLEQVPADLFAFYRRMSESITFKKRKATLAKSILT; encoded by the exons ATGGACGCTGATCACCGCCATGTCTGCAAGTTCGACAGCCACCCGGACCCAAACTACAAGATGCTGCGAAATGCTCTTCTCACAGCTGTCGATGCAATACGGTCATCTCGGCCCGAGACTCCGCCACCGCAGCCATCCTCCCTGTCTGGACATATCCTGCGGCTGAGTAGTGCTCCATCTCTGTCCGATGCCACAGCAGCTGCGCTCCTTCGCTCTTTTTTAGGAACTGGAGACTCCTTCGAGACCGACTTGGCAGCTCTGCAGGTCCTCAAGCAGCCGGGGTCATGCCAGTGGTTCACcagcttttttctttggacACGACTGGTCGTACAAGAGTTTGAGGGT GATGAGATCATGGAGGTTGTGTTGGAACAGGTGCCTGCCGACCTGTTCGCCTTCTATCGTCGAATGTCGGAATCCATTACTTTCAAGAAACGAAAAGCTACCCTTGCAAAGTCCATCTTGACTTAG
- a CDS encoding uncharacterized protein (COG:G; EggNog:ENOG503P1MW): MRAHRLHLLSRLISVQHPSLGAGSELRKILISTFEKSMTLWMACLSPCHFARSLRGCIRAVVLPKESLASIVLRTTETCPKTALGTTVGSNFLPMDYEMFFKSVKTGQVPMTSWTLCSLTSSTSIVNEETEEGIVYDPAAFWAHNEYGLGNWRPARNQFTRLYFDEYHSHVPKAEPAEDYNDRNALYALRFDLHAAALFSTQEEYVPMYVSSSEATKGKPADSHNRAIDEITKGTE, from the exons ATGAGGGCACATCGGCTACATTTGCTATCACGCCTGATTTCTGTCCAGCACCCATCGCTTGGGGCAGGCTCAGAACTCAGGAAGATTCTCATTTCTACCTTTGAAAAGTCTATGACTTTATGGATGGCCTGCCTGAGCCCGTGTCATTTTGCGAGAAGCTTGCGTGGCTGCATTCGAGCGGTAGTTCTCCCGAAGGAAAGTTTGGCTTCCATTGTACTACGTACAACAGAGACTTGCCCCAAGACAGCACTTGGCACAACAGTTGGGAGCAATTTTTTGCCAATGGACTACGAAATGTTCTTCAAGTCCGTAAAGACCGGGCAGGTCCCCATGACGAGCTGGACTCTCTGCTCCCTGACCTCTTCGACAAG TATTGTCAACGAAGAGACAGAAGAAGGAATCGTGTATGATCCCGCCGCATTTTGGGCTCACAATGAGTATGGACTGGGCAACTGGCGGCCGGCAAGGAACCAGTTCACTCGTTTGTACTTTGACGAGTACCATTCACATGTGCCAAAGGCTGAACCCGCCGAGGATTACAATGATAGGAACGCTCTGTATGCTCT ACGATTCGACTTGCACGCTGCGGCACTCTTCTCAACCCAGGAGGAGTATGTTCCGATGTATGTATCTTCTTCCGAAGCAACCAAGGGAAAGCCCGCTGACAGCCATAACAGGGCCATTGACGAAATCACCAAAGGCACAGAGTAA
- a CDS encoding uncharacterized protein (COG:G; EggNog:ENOG503P1MW), producing MESEAFVRGDEGAVFQLDPAVLDVLPNVAEIANVSHHGESAWAKALRVDALTTNGNKESYFMKVKLKNSQTTTELSHCS from the exons ATGGAAAGCGAAGCTTTTGTGAGAGGGGACGAAGGTGCAGTTTTTCAGCTGGACCCAGCTGTTTTGGACG TCCTTCCCAATGTCGCTGAGATCGCCAATGTCAGCCACCATGGAGAATCGGCCTGGGCCAAAGCTCTCCGCGTTGATGCTCTTACGACGAACGGCAACAAGGAGAGCTACTTCATGAAGGTGAAGCTTAAGAATTCGCAAACAACTACTGAGCTCTCGCATTGTAGCTAG
- the RCD-1 gene encoding Regulator of cell death-1 (rcd-1)-like protein, with amino-acid sequence MYLEKSTKQGFSSSRSFRRSGTGSDLQPLNSAQTAALIVFGVLIGLITTGIIIWCCCCRGPGWQRRSSSRSRVKIIRMSGPRGEKGEKGSPGPMGMQGLPGLPAPAVFLPLPASAAPVPIRPLGPRGMLPGALPGVNTGASETTKQSSRECSPERQHNPLHIHPPHPHSRPQPSIPPTQYSLPPHLQKFAQPLTPAAPSVSQLPSQPLPPSNTQIRPLPLPSQPPLRIQPLHIPPPTLPHPQHRYYQPKPPIAKIINDHAAGVTRPLPLALPIGRHGMVNLALKYQVHSEKGASSRPVSSRGLESGYQSAYCESSVESDNGGEMGYESMENFGRVVEEDRRGRWARMGV; translated from the coding sequence ATGTATCTCGAAAAATCCACCAAACAAGGTTTCTCTTCCTCGAGATCATTCCGGCGATCAGGCACCGGATCAGATCTTCAGCCCCTCAACTCGGCTCAGACGGCCGCCCTTATCGTCTTTGGGGTTCTCATCGGCCTCATAACGACGGGGATAATAAtctggtgctgttgctgccgtgGACCAGGCTGGCAGCGCAGATCTAGCTCGAGATCCAGAGTCAAGATCATCCGCATGTCTGGGCCACGAGGCGAGAAGGGTGAGAAGGGATCACCAGGACCGATGGGAATGCAAGGGCTACCTGGTCtcccagcaccagcagtcTTTCTACCTCTTCCCGCCTCGGCAGCGCCAGTGCCGATTCGCCCTCTGGGGCCAAGGGGGATGCTTCCCGGTGCGCTTCCTGGCGTCAACACGGGTGCTAGCGAGACCACGAAGCAGAGCAGCAGAGAGTGCTCCCCGGAACGCCAACACAATCCCCTCCATATacatccaccacatcctcatTCTCGTCCACAACCGAGCATACCACCAACACAATATTCTCTGCCTCCCCACCTTCAAAAGTTTGCTCAGCCCCTCACCCCAGCGGCACCGTCCGTCTCGCAACTACCATCACAACCATTACCGccatcaaacacccaaaTCCGACCATTGCCATTGCCGTCACAGCCACCGCTGCGAATCCAACCACTCCAcattcctccaccaacccttcctcacccccagCACCGCTACTACCAACCCAAGCCCCCCATCGCAAAAATAATCAACGACCACGCAGCAGGCGTCACCAGGCCATTGCCGCTAGCCCTCCCAATAGGTCGCCACGGAATGGTAAATCTGGCCTTGAAGTACCAAGTCCACAGCGAGAAGGGGGCATCCAGTCGGCCGGTGTCCTCGAGGGGACTGGAGAGCGGGTACCAGAGTGCGTATTGTGAGAGTAGTGTCGAGTCTGACAAcgggggggagatggggtaCGAGTCGATGGAGAATttcgggagggtggtggaggaggatcggagggggagatgggcgAGAATGGGGGTGTAG
- a CDS encoding uncharacterized protein (EggNog:ENOG503P03W; COG:G; COG:M): MSTKPTIFIIGGTGAQGIPVIIGLVQDGAYAVRVLTRDPNSRRAKHLLTLGPDVSLIPGTFTSEADLRAGFQGCWGAFINIDGFATGEAMETFWTYRCYELAIECGIKFYVHGNLDYGYKLGGYDARFRCGHYDGKGRMGEWILSQNASDKKRMKAALFTTGPYIEMALAPFTPMAPRVEVDEASGEQVVTWRVPLGEKGGVPHVSLDDCAYYVRWLFDNPERADGMNLAVAVDHIHYSEVASAFEKVTGRKAKHVDVDLETYFSTGHWGMTASLPTGYTVDSTSPALMSLKDNFTGFWRLWQGSGSNQGVVKRDYALLDEIHPKRIKSVEEFFRREDEKAKADGRGSLWEAVANPRPILKIHEDGSLRSAQKGRM, translated from the coding sequence ATgtccaccaaaccaaccatcttcatcatcggcggCACCGGCGCCCAAGGCATCCCCGTGATCATAGGCCTCGTCCAAGACGGAGCCTACGCCGTCCGAGTCCTCACCCGCGACCCCAACTCCAGACGCGCGaaacacctcctcaccctcggccCCGACGTCAGTCTCATTCCCGGCACATTCACTTCCGAAGCTGACCTCCGCGCCGGCTTCCAAGGCTGCTGGGGCGCCTTCATCAACATTGATGGGTTTGCCACCGGCGAGGCAATGGAAACCTTTTGGACCTACCGCTGCTATGAACTCGCTATTGAGTGCGGAATCAAGTTTTATGTTCATGGTAATCTTGACTATGGGTACAAGCTTGGTGGGTATGACGCGAGGTTCAGGTGCGGTCACTATGATGGGAAGGGACGGATGGGGGAGTGGATTCTGAGTCAGAATGCTTCCGacaagaagaggatgaaggctGCGCTGTTTACGACTGGGCCGTATATCGAGATGGCGCTTGCTCCGTTTACACCTATGGCGCCAAGGGTGGAAGTTGATGAGGCTTCGGGGGAACAGGTGGTGACTTGGAGGGTGCCGTTaggggagaagggaggggtgCCGCACGTTTCGTTGGATGACTGCGCGTATTATGTCAGGTGGCTGTTTGACAACCCTGAGAGGGCGGATGGGATGAACCTGGCGGTAGCGGTTGATCACATCCACTACTCGGAGGTGGCCAGCGCTTTTGAGAAGGTTACTGGACGCAAGGCCAAgcatgttgatgttgatctCGAGACGTACTTTTCAACTGGGCATTGGGGTATGACCGCCTCGCTACCCACTGGATATACGGTGGATAGTACGAGCCCGGCACTTATGAGCCTCAAGGACAACTTCACCGGGTTTTGGAGATTGTGGCAGGGGTCTGGATCGAATCAGGgtgtggtgaagagggattACGCCCTGCTGGACGAGATCCACCCAAAAAGGATCAAGAGCGTGGAGGAGTTCTTCAGaagggaggatgagaaggcaaaggcagACGGACGGGGATCGCTATGGGAGGCTGTTGCCAACCCAAGGCCTATTCTCAAGATTCACGAGGATGGCAGTTTGCGAAGTGCCCAGAAGGGTCGCATGTAA
- a CDS encoding uncharacterized protein (EggNog:ENOG503P2MV; COG:S), giving the protein MDHGSSLLVFSSLSLAQRLQLSTMVYYGVVSKGCQRCRQRKIKCDQRKPECTRCHKSGLPCPGYRDLNEVIFRDESSRIIRISRKGERKQTVLALSPSAANPLPASLTNPADEIGANFFFAKYVFHQDPFSTSSGYQDWLATAYRHHDDRFAPLRAGVEAAGLAGLSNINPSPQLSVQSRQQYRHVLTAVKEALSNPSQAADDATLMAVILLGLYEMINFDTWDRYHSWTTHIQGATALLDLRGQEQFTRERGGQLYVQIRPQILLACMKQRVAVPPALVTATYNFQSSGIREQLHQRETRNPASICEISFRVVNLRAAAKHGTLSQEAILQSALDIDADLKTWREGLPFSWEYCTSDDSTGFNGKRHQYGSLSMAKVWNNWRALCILVGRIVVRNKVCAVERKATTLRWIHELMADVCISASSFGEDGFALSLVQPLHIIAIQSLAPLDTRKFAVEKLRSIGVLTGVRIAVLLANDIARRLKEQPSEGG; this is encoded by the exons ATGGACCATGGGTCTTCGTTGCTTGTTTTCAGTTCTCTCTCACTCGCCCAGAGACTTCAGCTATCAACCATGGTTTATTACGGTGTTGTGAGCAAAGGCTGCCAGCGCTGCCGGCAGCGAAAGATCAAG TGTGATCAGCGCAAACCGGAGTGTACGAGATGTCACAAGTCCGGTCTTCCGTGTCCCGGCTACCGAGACCTGAATGAGGTAATCTTTCGAGACGAGTCCAGTCGGATTATTCGGATATCCCGcaagggagagagaaagcaGACCGTTCTTGCCTTATCTCCGTCGGCTGCCAACCCTCTGCCGGCTTCACTCACCAATCCCGCCGACGAGATTGGTGCAAACTTCTTTTTCGCCAAATACGTGTTTCACCAGGACCCGTTTTCCACAAGCTCGGGCTATCAAGATTGGCTAGCCACAGCTTACCGTCATCATGATGATCGTTTTGCACCTCTTCGAGCAGGCGTCGAGGCGGCAGGTCTGGCAGgtctctccaacatcaatcCTTCGCCTCAACTCTCGGTCCAATCCCGGCAGCAGTATCGACATGTCCTTACCGCCGTCAAGGAGGCTCTGAGTAACCCATCCCAAGCGGCTGACGACGCCACCCTCATGGCCGTCATCCTGCTCGGACTCTACGAGATGATCAACTTTGACACGTGGGATCGATATCACAGTTGGACAACCCACATCCAGGGTGCCACAGCCTTGTTGGATCTGCGAGGTCAAGAGCAATTTACTCGGGAGCGCGGAGGGCAACTCTACGTGCAGATCCGGCCTCAAATA CTCCTCGCATGCATGAAGCAGCGGGTCGCTGTCCCGCCTGCCCTCGTGACAGCAACGTACAACTTCCAGTCGAGCGGCATCAGGGAGCAGCTGCACCAGCGGGAGACGCGGAATCCAGCTTCGATATGCGAGATTTCCTTCCGGGTCGTCAACCTTCGAGCAGCCGCCAAGCACGGAACTTTAAGTCAAGAGGCTATTCTTCAGAGCGCGTTGGATATCGATGCAGATCTCAAAACATGGAGGGAGGGGCTTCCTTTTTCGTGGGAGTACTGCACCTCTGACGACAGCACCGGCTTCAACGGGAAGCGCCACCAATACGGAAGTCTGTCGATGGCAAAGGTGTGGAACAATTGGAGGGCGCTATGCATCCTGGTTGGAAGGATTGTGGTGCGGAACAAAGTGTGCGCAGTTGAGAGGAAGGCCACGACGCTCAGATGGATCCATGAGCTGATGGCGGACGTGTGCATCTCGGCTTCGAGCTTTGGGGAGGACGGGT TTGCTCTTTCTCTTGTTCAACCACTAcacatcatcgccatccagTCGCTTGCCCCGCTCGACACACGGAAGTTTGCTGTCGAGAAGCTGAGAAGCATTGGGGTGTTGACTGGTGTTCGGATTGCAGTTTTGCTTGCCAATGACATTGCCAGGAGACTCAAAGAACAGCCTTCTGAAGGGGGATAA
- a CDS encoding uncharacterized protein (EggNog:ENOG503P047; COG:Q), with translation MPHQEAEQTFRSYGKEDSEHYTKHRPNYHPSLYKAILNHHTYTGGKLDTLLDVGCGPGSHAVRTLAPHFAHAIGIDPGEGMITAAKNLLTTDPIFTKTSESIDFQVGSAEQLEKITPKNSVDLITASHAAHWFDMPLFWKSAANVLKPGGSVAIWASGEIRINPNIPAGRAIQQTIDLFWDRHFKDFVVPGNEMIKHSYADLLLPWTLPEPIDDFEKDTFYRREWSPSESFFDVENSEVSLNKWEKIMSTGTPVTRWREAHPDDAGTERDPLRKCRREIERLLHEAGVEKGKETVKGYTKGVLLMVKRK, from the coding sequence ATGCCTCACCAGGAAGCTGAACAAACCTTCCGGTCCTACGGCAAGGAAGACAGTGAACACTACACCAAACACCGGCCAAACTACCACCCTTCCCTCTACAaagccatcctcaaccaccacacctaCACCGGCGGCAAgctcgacaccctcctcgacgtAGGCTGCGGCCCCGGCTCCCACGCCGTCCGTACCCTCGCCCCCCATTTTGCTCATGCCATCGGCATCGACCCTGGCGAAGGCATGATCACAGCcgccaaaaacctcctcaccaccgaccccatcttcaccaaaacATCCGAGTCGATCGACTTCCAGGTCGGCTCTGCCGAGCAACTTGAGAAAatcacccccaaaaacagCGTCGAcctcatcaccgcctccCACGCCGCCCACTGGTTCGACATGCCCTTGTTCTGGAAGTCGGCCGCCAACGTCCTCAAGCCAGGCGGCAGCGTGGCCATCTGGGCAAGCGGCGAGATCcgcatcaaccccaacatccccgcCGGCCGGGCCATCCAACAGACCATCGACCTCTTCTGGGACCGCCACTTCAAGGACTTTGTCGTCCCTGGCAACGAGATGATCAAGCACAGCTACGctgaccttctcctcccctggACCCTCCCCGAGCCGATCGACGACTTTGAGAAGGACACGTTTTACCGGAGGGAGTGGAGTCCCAGCGAGAGCTTCTTTGATGTGGAGAACTCCGAGGTGAGTCTGAACAAGTGGGAGAAGATTATGAGCACCGGTACGCCGGTGACGCGCTGGCGGGAGGCTCATCCCGATGATGCCGGGACGGAGAGGGACCCGTTGAGGAAGTGCAGGAGGGAGATTGAGAGGCTGCTGCATGAGGCCGGTgttgagaaggggaaggagacgGTCAAGGGGTACACCAAGGGggttttgttgatggtgaagagAAAGTAG
- a CDS encoding uncharacterized protein (EggNog:ENOG503P6T7) — MSDSLQVVVVASPFAGLAPLYEVDPDADALVIVPPQTEPFAPWEVTTPTQQKTTSTTAAPPASRPGLRIKVSSKHLSFASKIFKSKLKYAGGQKSKQSDGRIHLQLAPEEQFDSKAVAIVLNALHGKGSKVPKEVDLDTLGQIALFVDKFQLFDAVEVYGERWISRLEHTIPDAYNRDLIVWLYISYVFRNAEVLRGVTKTAIVGSDGPIKTLGLPIRDKLIKHIDEQRQLLVSSAIEIVTSTLEKLVAGKAGCNKYHCDSFLLGELVKTLTKNKLVWPRPERPFAGISFLFVVSAVEGVFTSPSHSRGSAVCGDLWNVCNGVAAKPNGNGSVNGNGRGGRGPLTPEASPEPVLRNGGGYFDTHECDARKSVARLDELDALEDAVRGLDLEGALGYRNY; from the exons ATGTCAGACTCCCTCCAGGTCGTCGTGGTAGCCTCGCCCTTTGCAGGCTTGGCGCCCCTCTACGAAGTCGACCCTGACGCCGATGCGCTGGTCATTGTGCCCCCGCAGACAGAGCCATTCGCGCCATGGGAGGTGACAACACCTACCCAGCAAAAAACAACCTCGACCACGGCCGCGCCGCCAGCTTCTCGCCCAGGTCTGAGGATCAAGGTCTCTTCCAAGCATCTGTCCTTTGCGTCCAAAATCTTCAAGAGCAAGCTCAAGTATGCAGGCGGCCAAAAGTCGAAGCAATCCGATGGTCGCATCCACCTGCAGCTGGCACCCGAAGAGCAATTCGACAGCAAGGCCGTGGCCATTGTTCTCAATGCGCTCCATGGCAAGGGGTCAAAGGTGCCAAAGGAGGTTGATCTTGATACCCTCGGCCAGATCGCGCTGTTTGTCGACAAGTTCCAGCTGTTTGACGCGGTGGAGGTGTATGGGGAGAGATGGATCTCGCGGCTGGAGCACACGATCCCGGATGCCTACAACAGGGATCTGATCGTGTGGTTGTACATCAGCTATGTGTTTAGAAACGCAGAGGTCCTCAGGGGAGTGACAAAGACTGCCATTGTGGGGAGTGACGGGCCGATCAAGACGTTGGGGCTGCCCATCCGGGACAAGTTGATCA AACACATCGACGAGCAACGCCAACTTCTCGTTTCCTCCGCCATCGAGATTGTGACCTCGACGCTCGAGAAGCTAGTGGCTGGCAAGGCGGGCTGCAACAAGTACCACTGCGACTCGTTCTTACTCGGAGAGCTGGTCAAGACCctcaccaagaacaagctCGTTTGGCCTCGCCCGGAGAGGCCGTTTGCTGGTATCAGCTTCCTTTTTGTTGTCAGCGCTGTGGAGGGTGTCTTTACCAGCCCGAGCCACTCTCGAGGTTCGGCTGTGTGCGGTGATCTCTGGAATGTGTGCAACGGCGTTGCTGCCAAGCCGAATGGGAATGGTTCTGTGAATGGTAATGGACGGGGAGGCCGTGGTCCGTTGACCCCCGAGGCTTCCCCTGAGCCGGTGTTGAGAAACGGGGGTGGGTACTTTGACACTCACGAGTGTGATGCGCGCAAGTCTGTCGCAAGACTGGATGAGCTGGATGCTTTGGAGGATGCGGTCAGGGGATTGGATTTGGAGGGAGCTCTGGGGTACAGGAATTACTGA